The DNA segment TCCAGCTTGGGTCATCAGGTCCGCAATATTCTTCTCCAAGTCATCAATTCGGTTTCCCATATCATCAAGTGGCAGAGTTAAAGAAATCAACATCGACACAAATTAAGTAATATTCCACTGACAATCAAAACGGTTAGAATTAAAAGTAACCTCACACTCACATGCCCTCAAACTTTCACCTCCTTTCACACACAACTGACCAACCTCATTTTGATTGCTGCAGTGACACCAAAGGCAAGATGCTTCCTATTTACTGGTCAATGTCCAGTTAAGTTCATCTTTTTCCATGTGCCCTTGGAGATCATTACGAGGTTCAACTGTATTAAGGTTCAACATGATGACACTTTAGTCACTGTCAGAAGATACCAAAGATTTTGAAACTTGTGGTTTTGAGGCAGAATCAAGGCGGTGGCAATTTTGACTTAACtacatacactgattatataattattattataataatctGTCAGTAATATTGTTTCAGTAATAATGCGTACTGCAATGCAGcattcaaaatgtcatcagCTGATGATACACTTAATAACCACCACCTCCCAGAGTGTAGACAAAAGAACATTGACAATAATTATTGAAAGGATATTCCTTGTGATGATTTGATCTGACATGACCTGGAACTTGTCCTGCATCTGCTGGAGGAGGTTCTGGACCTGAAATGCACAAGTCATACTGACCAACTCTAACCCTTGTAACCAAATATTAAATAATTACTAGGTATGTGCTGTATCTTCATACCATCCTACCAATGTTCATATGTCACAACCAATAGTAAGAAACTGTCATGGTGTCACTGAAATGAAGGGTGCAAGATGGTGTCATCGTACACTGTGTTGTAAATCCAGCTGACCCACAATACAGACTAGTAGGCAGGTGATGTGTCAAACCCGGTGAACAGTAACCATCGCCACCTGTATGACagatacatagaggatactaaacgaccttccgtgtaataccatttttattaaacgagttaatgatttggtatcagacgagcgaaagcgagtttgataccaaatctttaacgagtttaatgaaaatggtatttcacggaggCGAgcttagtattctgtttattactcgccaacatacactgacagaaactgcggcgaaattgcctacagtgtgaggacactcagctttcaagtcaagcaaagtccagtaaaatcgcgacatcaacgttagcattgtgacgtcactacatagaaccattttgacgtcatatgtCAAGCAGTactacactagtgtaatattgaagtgaataTATTaaactgcagtatcttcaatggGTGAGTAATAAAAATGTTACTTTTCTTTACATAAGTTACAATTTGACCCATTTAGGTGTTAACTCTTTTCACGAGATACTGCATATGTCACAGTAAGTAAAATGCAATTCAGCTTctatttcattcaaatttgaTTTGTATTTCCTAAATC comes from the Haliotis asinina isolate JCU_RB_2024 chromosome 12, JCU_Hal_asi_v2, whole genome shotgun sequence genome and includes:
- the LOC137258371 gene encoding heat shock factor-binding protein 1-like translates to MADLGKDYGANGSDPKNIQDLTTFVQNLLQQMQDKFQVMSDQIITRIDDMGNRIDDLEKNIADLMTQAGVEDGRV